The following proteins are co-located in the Sphingomonas panacis genome:
- a CDS encoding TonB-dependent siderophore receptor, with amino-acid sequence MFGGKDGVRNRAGRLEDHNGRGKRAIAKGVSGLIACAIIAAHSAAQAQSDNRRDAQRNTSRHDDPDAITDPADIIVTGIQEGETTERSGSYTTRSTGAALGLPLRLRAIPQAVTVITSQNMEDQNLTNLDSVLQSAAGVTRNYIDSERVNYSSRGFSVDNIMYDGVVSSLDNGIGFIDTALYDRIEVVRGATGLLTGAGNPSASINLIRKRPKKDFAVGASAQAGSWDNYRGTLDVSTPLTANGMIRARLIGVYQDQKSYLDFYQQKKAIGYGVIEADLTDHTILTAGFEYQHNLPKGSTWGAAPLFYSDGTLTTDLRRSATLSPPWTFYTVESQTAFVNLSHEFANGWKIKSALTHSQLNHDAELAALVGIDPTNPRATIGFYPDRQTGFSGFPVANAGTKFSGKTRQDTLDLQTNGPVELFGRQHELVVGTTLSWTKQDTPGSRLTINPYFPFSTTPAPSLDQVGTIPRIDFENNSMPWGTASNVRTRKYGVYAAARVSPADGLKVILGGRFNRFELDDDEAGSASVRYRQNRFTPYVGTTYDLTRNFTLFASYTEIFKPQPDRRDRNGNILAPTKGNSREVGVKGEFFGGDLNTSLTLFDTRLDKLAQQDVGFFDPSNPLNTAYVAVDGTKTRGIELEANGEVLPGWNVSGGFTWLKSQTPDGARLNPQEPRRTVKLFTSYRLPGSLDRLTIGGGVHWQSDIQFAGTNRPDGRGGIQPGTTVVQASYALINALARYAFSDRLSASVNVNNLSDKRYWMRAGFFDTAAVGAPRNAMLTVNLRY; translated from the coding sequence ATGTTCGGGGGAAAAGACGGCGTCCGAAATCGTGCGGGTCGGCTGGAAGACCATAATGGACGAGGCAAGCGCGCAATCGCCAAAGGCGTAAGCGGCCTCATCGCATGTGCGATCATCGCAGCACACAGCGCGGCCCAGGCGCAGTCCGACAATCGACGGGATGCGCAGCGAAACACGTCCCGCCATGATGATCCGGATGCGATCACCGACCCCGCCGACATCATCGTCACCGGCATTCAGGAGGGTGAGACCACGGAACGCTCCGGCTCTTATACGACGCGTTCAACGGGCGCTGCGCTCGGCCTGCCGCTCAGGCTGAGGGCGATTCCACAGGCGGTTACCGTCATCACCAGCCAGAATATGGAAGACCAGAACCTCACAAATCTCGACTCGGTGCTGCAAAGCGCGGCCGGCGTGACACGGAATTATATCGATTCTGAGCGGGTCAACTATTCCTCACGCGGCTTCAGTGTCGACAACATCATGTACGACGGTGTGGTGAGTTCACTCGATAACGGCATCGGGTTCATCGACACCGCACTCTACGACCGCATCGAGGTCGTGAGGGGCGCAACCGGCCTGCTTACCGGCGCGGGCAATCCATCGGCGTCGATCAATCTGATCCGCAAGCGACCGAAGAAGGACTTCGCCGTCGGTGCGTCGGCGCAGGCAGGATCGTGGGACAATTATCGCGGCACGCTCGACGTTTCCACGCCGCTGACGGCGAATGGCATGATCCGCGCGCGGCTCATCGGCGTCTATCAGGATCAGAAATCTTATCTCGATTTCTACCAGCAGAAAAAGGCCATCGGCTATGGCGTGATCGAAGCCGATCTGACCGATCATACGATCCTGACCGCAGGCTTCGAATATCAGCACAATCTGCCGAAGGGTTCGACCTGGGGCGCCGCGCCGCTCTTCTACAGCGACGGCACGCTGACGACGGACCTGCGCCGTTCCGCGACCCTGTCGCCGCCATGGACCTTTTATACAGTCGAATCCCAGACGGCGTTCGTCAACCTGTCCCATGAATTCGCCAATGGCTGGAAGATCAAAAGCGCGCTCACCCATTCGCAACTGAACCATGACGCGGAATTGGCTGCGCTGGTGGGTATCGATCCCACCAATCCCAGGGCGACTATTGGCTTTTATCCTGATCGGCAGACGGGTTTCTCCGGTTTCCCGGTGGCCAACGCCGGCACGAAATTCAGCGGCAAGACGCGGCAGGATACGCTGGACCTGCAAACCAATGGGCCGGTCGAGCTTTTCGGCAGGCAGCACGAACTGGTTGTCGGCACCACCCTGTCCTGGACGAAGCAGGATACGCCGGGCTCTCGCCTGACGATAAACCCGTATTTTCCCTTTTCGACGACGCCCGCGCCATCCCTCGATCAGGTGGGCACGATCCCTCGCATCGATTTCGAGAACAATTCGATGCCATGGGGCACGGCCTCGAACGTCAGGACCAGGAAATACGGGGTCTATGCGGCAGCCCGCGTGTCGCCCGCGGATGGCCTGAAGGTCATTCTTGGCGGTCGTTTCAATCGATTCGAGTTGGATGACGATGAAGCCGGTTCCGCCAGCGTTCGATATCGGCAGAACAGGTTCACACCCTATGTCGGCACGACCTATGATCTGACCAGGAATTTCACGCTGTTCGCGAGCTATACGGAGATATTCAAGCCACAGCCGGACCGGAGGGACCGTAACGGCAACATCCTGGCGCCGACCAAGGGCAATAGCCGGGAAGTCGGTGTCAAAGGCGAGTTCTTTGGAGGCGACCTCAACACCTCGCTGACCCTGTTCGACACGCGGCTGGACAAATTGGCACAGCAGGATGTTGGGTTCTTCGACCCGAGCAACCCGCTGAACACTGCCTATGTTGCAGTCGACGGGACGAAGACCAGAGGGATCGAACTGGAAGCAAACGGCGAAGTTCTGCCGGGCTGGAATGTGTCCGGCGGCTTTACCTGGCTGAAAAGCCAAACCCCCGACGGCGCACGCCTCAATCCCCAGGAACCGCGCCGAACGGTCAAGCTCTTCACGAGCTATCGCCTGCCGGGATCGTTGGACAGGCTGACGATCGGCGGCGGTGTCCACTGGCAAAGCGACATTCAGTTCGCAGGGACCAATCGGCCGGACGGTCGGGGCGGAATCCAGCCGGGCACGACGGTCGTGCAAGCAAGCTACGCGCTGATCAATGCCCTGGCACGCTATGCGTTCAGCGATCGCCTGTCTGCGTCGGTCAACGTCAATAACCTTTCCGACAAGCGGTATTGGATGCGCGCCGGGTTCTTTGACACGGCGGCAGTGGGGGCGCCGCGAAACGCCATGCTGACCGTGAACTTGCGGTACTAA
- a CDS encoding N-acetylglucosamine kinase, which translates to MTIFLGVDGGGTKTEFVCIDESGQVVARALTGTTYHLQVGFDEAVRRLAEGIGAVCAQLAISAAEIRYAFFGLPAFGEDAAVDPLLAAACGRLLGHDRYACDNDMVCGWAGSLACADGINLVAGTGSIGYGERQGRKARVGGWGEMFSDEGSAYWIAIQGLNAFTRMSDGRLPVGPLHDGFRAALGLANDLDICAKVMGEHGMARDAIAGLAPIVSQAAEAGDMAAAAILEQAGAELAGLAQALRKRLGFADEETVLLSWSGGVLTKLDTVRTPFLRSLQAQSRYEIVEPRHTPGVGAALYAALMAQA; encoded by the coding sequence ATGACTATATTCCTCGGCGTCGATGGCGGCGGCACCAAGACCGAGTTCGTCTGCATCGACGAGAGCGGGCAGGTGGTGGCGCGCGCGCTGACCGGCACGACCTATCATCTTCAGGTGGGTTTCGATGAGGCGGTCAGGCGGCTCGCCGAGGGGATCGGCGCGGTGTGCGCGCAGCTAGCCATATCCGCCGCCGAAATTCGCTACGCGTTTTTCGGTCTGCCCGCGTTTGGTGAGGATGCTGCCGTCGATCCGCTGCTTGCCGCCGCGTGCGGACGGCTGCTCGGGCATGATCGCTATGCGTGCGACAACGACATGGTGTGCGGCTGGGCGGGTTCGCTCGCGTGTGCCGACGGCATCAACCTCGTCGCCGGCACCGGATCGATCGGCTATGGCGAGCGGCAGGGCCGCAAGGCGCGTGTCGGCGGCTGGGGCGAGATGTTCAGCGACGAGGGCTCTGCCTATTGGATCGCCATCCAGGGGCTCAACGCCTTCACGCGGATGAGCGACGGTCGGTTGCCGGTGGGGCCGCTGCACGACGGTTTCCGTGCGGCGCTCGGTCTGGCGAACGACCTCGACATCTGCGCGAAGGTGATGGGCGAACACGGCATGGCGCGCGATGCGATCGCCGGGCTCGCTCCGATCGTCTCGCAGGCGGCCGAGGCTGGCGACATGGCGGCGGCGGCGATTTTGGAGCAAGCGGGCGCGGAACTTGCGGGACTCGCACAGGCGCTGCGCAAGCGGTTGGGGTTCGCCGACGAGGAGACCGTGCTGCTGTCCTGGTCGGGCGGGGTGCTGACCAAATTGGATACGGTGCGGACGCCGTTCCTGCGCAGCCTGCAAGCGCAATCTCGCTACGAAATCGTCGAGCCGCGCCACACGCCGGGCGTCGGTGCCGCACTATACGCGGCGCTGATGGCGCAAGCCTGA
- a CDS encoding TIM-barrel domain-containing protein → MNKKNVPLSWAITRRALLGSGAGAAILSSGVVQAATRIVFPDLVIRSGDLSIAVTAMSDRAFRVRVAPVGAPPATPSEMLAPIASPPIPERTREGGRTRLTLPHAQCTWDEATGCLSFHDGAGNLLLSEAPGSRHVAQSTIGNAPTLAVTQGFASPADERLYGTGCFQDGHLDIRGLPRRLTQVNTQISQPFVLSSKGYGVLWHNPGMAELNRPDRPIALTRQAAAGAARMADVTTSTGNARVQRRDAEFTGKFTVPQGGRYAFLLDLGRKMSSRHYVEIDGKPLTDHANLWLPPTASFIGELAAGEHSVLVRAGDEDVPVLHFAPVDNRTTWSSPVSEGIDYVVIAGPTAEEVMSGYHALLGPQPMMPLWALGYIHCRERFHSSDEILATAREFRARKLPCDMMVQDWQYWGKYGWNAMRFDEDHYPDPAGLVRDLHAMDMRLMLSVWSKVGKETALGKDVAAKGFYIPGTEWIDFFNPVAARFYARQQNQKLAAFGIDAWWQDATEPENDDLAGRPIYAAPGRTQPGETRRNLYPLQVSRTVYEEQRRAYPDKRVMILTRSAAPGQQRYGAATWSGDIGHDWETLKRQIPAGLNMAAAGQAWWTVDAGGFFRPGKGQYTDPAYQERFLRWFQFATFLPMTRVHGYMTDTEFWRYGETVERVARFYLELRYRMLPYTYALAAEASAAGMPLIRPLVFDFPNDPKALDQVHAYMFGSAIHVAPVLAAGVTTWDVYLPVLEGGWYDFWTNEHREGGRTHSVPVALDRIPLHVRAGSILPLGPVGQSTARLLGGALDLVVYPGRDGVASLYEDDGLTYRYEQGAAARTTLEWDQAAGVLTLGARRGTYPGMAKSRAIRAHLMRPENSALSLSSGVAVEYAGRTKRMILGT, encoded by the coding sequence GTGAACAAGAAGAACGTACCGCTTAGCTGGGCCATCACCCGGCGGGCGCTGCTCGGCAGCGGTGCGGGCGCGGCGATCCTGTCGAGCGGCGTGGTGCAAGCCGCGACGCGGATTGTCTTCCCGGATCTTGTGATCCGGTCCGGCGACCTCTCGATTGCCGTTACGGCAATGAGCGATCGTGCGTTCCGCGTTCGCGTCGCGCCCGTTGGCGCGCCCCCCGCAACGCCGAGCGAGATGCTGGCGCCCATCGCGAGTCCGCCAATTCCCGAGCGGACCCGGGAGGGCGGCCGAACGCGGCTGACGCTTCCGCACGCACAATGCACTTGGGATGAGGCGACAGGATGCCTGTCGTTCCATGACGGCGCGGGTAACCTGCTGCTCAGCGAAGCACCCGGATCGCGCCACGTCGCGCAATCTACGATCGGCAACGCGCCGACCCTTGCCGTGACGCAAGGCTTCGCCAGCCCCGCCGACGAACGCCTCTACGGCACGGGCTGCTTTCAGGACGGCCATCTTGATATTCGGGGCCTGCCACGCCGCCTGACGCAGGTGAATACGCAGATCAGCCAGCCGTTCGTGCTGTCGAGCAAGGGCTATGGTGTGTTGTGGCACAATCCCGGCATGGCAGAGCTGAACCGGCCGGACCGGCCGATCGCGTTGACCCGGCAGGCGGCAGCGGGCGCGGCGCGCATGGCGGATGTGACCACCTCCACCGGCAATGCCCGCGTCCAGCGCCGCGATGCCGAGTTCACCGGCAAGTTCACGGTCCCGCAGGGTGGGCGCTATGCGTTCCTGCTCGATCTCGGCCGCAAGATGTCTTCGCGCCATTATGTGGAGATCGACGGCAAGCCACTGACGGATCACGCCAATCTCTGGCTGCCTCCGACCGCCAGCTTCATCGGCGAGCTTGCCGCGGGAGAGCACAGCGTGCTGGTGCGGGCGGGCGACGAGGATGTGCCGGTGCTCCACTTCGCACCCGTCGACAATCGCACGACTTGGTCGTCACCCGTATCCGAGGGGATCGATTATGTCGTGATCGCCGGGCCGACGGCGGAGGAGGTCATGAGCGGCTATCACGCCTTGCTCGGGCCGCAGCCGATGATGCCGCTATGGGCGCTCGGCTACATTCACTGCCGCGAGCGGTTTCACTCGTCGGACGAGATCCTGGCGACGGCACGCGAGTTCCGCGCGCGCAAGCTCCCCTGCGACATGATGGTGCAGGATTGGCAATATTGGGGAAAGTACGGCTGGAACGCCATGCGCTTCGACGAGGACCATTATCCCGATCCCGCAGGGCTGGTTCGCGACCTGCATGCGATGGACATGCGCCTGATGCTGTCGGTCTGGTCGAAGGTCGGCAAGGAAACAGCGCTGGGCAAGGACGTCGCGGCCAAGGGCTTCTACATTCCAGGCACCGAATGGATCGATTTCTTCAATCCCGTCGCCGCGCGCTTCTATGCCCGGCAGCAGAACCAGAAGCTCGCCGCCTTCGGCATCGACGCCTGGTGGCAGGACGCGACCGAACCCGAGAATGACGATCTGGCCGGACGGCCGATTTATGCGGCGCCGGGCCGCACCCAGCCGGGCGAGACCCGCCGTAACCTCTATCCGCTGCAAGTCAGCCGAACCGTGTATGAGGAACAGCGGCGCGCCTATCCGGACAAGCGGGTGATGATCCTCACCCGATCGGCCGCACCGGGCCAGCAACGCTATGGTGCGGCGACATGGTCGGGCGACATCGGCCATGATTGGGAGACGCTGAAACGGCAGATCCCGGCCGGGCTCAACATGGCTGCGGCGGGTCAGGCGTGGTGGACCGTTGACGCAGGGGGATTCTTCCGGCCGGGAAAGGGCCAATATACGGACCCTGCCTATCAGGAACGGTTCCTGCGCTGGTTCCAGTTCGCGACCTTCCTGCCGATGACGCGCGTCCACGGCTATATGACCGATACCGAATTCTGGCGCTACGGTGAGACGGTGGAGCGCGTCGCCCGCTTCTATCTCGAACTCCGCTATCGCATGCTGCCCTACACCTATGCGCTGGCAGCCGAGGCTTCGGCGGCCGGAATGCCGCTGATCCGGCCGCTGGTGTTCGACTTTCCAAACGATCCAAAAGCGCTGGATCAAGTTCACGCGTATATGTTCGGCAGCGCCATCCATGTCGCGCCGGTGCTGGCCGCGGGCGTGACGACATGGGACGTATACTTGCCGGTTTTGGAGGGCGGCTGGTACGATTTCTGGACAAACGAGCATCGTGAAGGCGGGCGGACGCATAGCGTTCCGGTGGCGCTGGACCGCATTCCGCTTCACGTGCGGGCGGGCAGTATCTTGCCGCTGGGGCCGGTCGGCCAATCGACGGCGAGGCTGCTCGGTGGCGCGCTCGATCTTGTCGTGTATCCCGGTCGGGACGGCGTCGCCTCGTTGTACGAGGATGACGGGCTCACCTATCGCTACGAACAAGGCGCGGCGGCGCGCACGACGCTGGAGTGGGATCAGGCGGCGGGCGTGCTCACGCTGGGCGCGCGGCGGGGCACGTATCCCGGCATGGCGAAGAGCCGCGCGATCCGCGCACATTTGATGCGCCCGGAGAACTCTGCGCTGTCGCTAAGCTCGGGTGTGGCGGTGGAGTATGCCGGGCGAACCAAGCGGATGATCCTGGGCACTTAG
- a CDS encoding beta-galactosidase, which translates to MEGRIMQRFVKALASAIVALPAAAQAQVPDTILYGVAYYDEYTPVDRVDEDARMMKAAGISVVRIAESTWGTLEPQPGVFDFSHVDRMLAAMHKQGIKVIVGTPTYAVPTWLARQHPNVLVVGRDGVRAQYGTRQNMDITDPDYRAAAERVIVALVDHVKDHPAVIGYQLDNETKPYGTSGPAVQAGFVQSIKAKWPSLDALNQAWGLNYWSNRINRWEDFPSTNGSINASMSNAFAAYQRSLVTDFLAWQAKLVRAHARPGQFMTQNFDLGWREGSYGIQPEVDHWKAARSLDIAGIDIYHPTQDKLTGAEIAFGGDEARSIRNGQNYLVLETEAQGFPQWTPYPGQLRLQAFSHLASGAQMVEYWHWATTANAVETYWRGLLSQDYKPNAEYAAAKEIGAEIARLGPKLAGMTKHNQVAVYVSNTAQTAFNSFKPAGIEYNQVMRPFYDALYRMNVEADILSPDSTRKLDDYKLIVVPALYAASDAEIARLNDYAKRGGHLLYTFKSGFSDENTKVRYAAQPGAIAEAAGVTYQEYTIPVGVTLAGNPFGVSDADNAPRWWMEMLKPTTAEVVARYQHPSWPAGAAMTRNHWGKGEVSYVGFMPSDALAEKIVAAEVARAGVEPSVAGVQFPLIVRGGTLKNGHKVRYVLNYSAVPQHLAAPASGTELLHERKVQRGGSIDLAAWDVAIIEEDGRSD; encoded by the coding sequence ATGGAAGGCAGGATCATGCAGCGGTTCGTGAAAGCACTCGCATCGGCCATTGTGGCGCTGCCGGCGGCGGCGCAGGCGCAGGTGCCGGATACCATCCTTTACGGCGTCGCTTATTATGACGAGTACACGCCGGTCGACCGCGTCGATGAGGACGCGCGGATGATGAAGGCGGCAGGGATCAGTGTCGTCCGCATCGCGGAGTCGACCTGGGGCACGCTTGAGCCGCAGCCCGGCGTCTTCGATTTCAGCCATGTCGACCGCATGCTCGCCGCGATGCATAAGCAGGGCATCAAGGTGATCGTCGGCACGCCCACCTATGCCGTGCCGACATGGCTCGCGCGCCAGCATCCCAATGTGCTCGTCGTCGGCCGCGACGGTGTCCGCGCGCAATATGGCACCCGGCAGAACATGGACATCACCGATCCCGACTACCGCGCTGCGGCCGAGCGGGTGATTGTCGCGCTGGTCGACCATGTGAAGGATCATCCTGCGGTGATCGGCTACCAGCTCGACAACGAGACCAAGCCCTATGGCACCAGCGGCCCGGCGGTGCAGGCGGGGTTTGTCCAGTCGATAAAAGCGAAATGGCCGAGCCTTGATGCCCTGAACCAGGCGTGGGGCCTGAATTACTGGTCGAACCGGATCAACCGGTGGGAGGATTTCCCGTCGACCAACGGCTCGATCAACGCCAGCATGTCCAACGCCTTCGCCGCCTACCAGCGCAGCCTCGTCACCGATTTCCTGGCGTGGCAGGCCAAGCTGGTGCGCGCCCATGCCCGGCCCGGCCAGTTCATGACGCAGAATTTCGATCTGGGCTGGCGCGAGGGCTCCTATGGCATCCAGCCGGAGGTCGACCATTGGAAGGCGGCACGGTCGCTCGATATCGCCGGCATCGACATCTATCATCCAACGCAGGACAAGCTGACCGGCGCGGAGATCGCCTTTGGGGGCGACGAGGCCCGCTCGATCCGCAACGGACAGAATTATCTGGTGCTGGAAACCGAGGCGCAGGGCTTTCCGCAATGGACGCCCTATCCGGGCCAGCTTCGTCTGCAGGCGTTCAGCCATCTCGCCTCGGGTGCGCAGATGGTTGAATACTGGCACTGGGCGACCACCGCCAACGCGGTCGAAACCTACTGGCGCGGGCTGCTGTCGCAGGACTACAAGCCCAATGCGGAATATGCGGCGGCAAAAGAGATCGGCGCCGAGATCGCGCGCCTCGGCCCGAAGCTGGCTGGCATGACGAAGCACAACCAGGTCGCCGTCTATGTCAGCAACACCGCCCAGACCGCGTTCAATTCGTTCAAGCCGGCGGGCATCGAATATAACCAGGTGATGCGCCCCTTTTACGATGCGCTCTACCGGATGAATGTCGAGGCCGACATCCTGTCGCCCGACAGCACGCGGAAGCTCGATGACTACAAGCTCATCGTCGTGCCGGCGCTTTACGCGGCGAGCGACGCCGAGATCGCGCGGCTGAATGACTATGCCAAGCGCGGCGGCCACCTGCTCTACACGTTCAAAAGCGGCTTTTCGGACGAGAACACCAAGGTCCGCTATGCTGCGCAGCCGGGTGCGATCGCCGAGGCGGCGGGCGTCACCTATCAGGAGTACACGATTCCCGTCGGGGTCACGCTGGCGGGCAATCCGTTCGGGGTTTCGGATGCCGACAACGCGCCGCGCTGGTGGATGGAGATGTTGAAGCCCACCACCGCCGAAGTCGTGGCGCGCTATCAGCATCCGTCATGGCCGGCTGGCGCCGCGATGACCCGCAACCACTGGGGCAAAGGCGAGGTCAGCTATGTCGGCTTCATGCCGAGCGACGCGCTGGCCGAGAAGATCGTCGCTGCGGAGGTCGCGCGTGCGGGTGTCGAGCCATCGGTCGCCGGCGTGCAATTCCCGCTGATCGTGCGCGGCGGCACGCTGAAGAACGGCCACAAGGTCCGGTACGTGCTCAATTATTCGGCTGTGCCACAGCATCTGGCCGCCCCCGCTTCCGGCACGGAATTGTTGCATGAGCGCAAGGTGCAGCGCGGCGGATCGATCGACCTTGCCGCGTGGGACGTCGCCATCATCGAGGAAGATGGCCGATCCGACTGA
- a CDS encoding VWA domain-containing protein, giving the protein MLATMHGGACGGRYAGVGQRAGRRYEGGDAEALLDRLARLVLSGVNVIVLLALTDSGRPSYDPLLSAKVAALGIPVFACTPDQFPDLMATALRREDVHSWAADHDIKLIRSDA; this is encoded by the coding sequence ATGCTCGCCACGATGCATGGGGGGGCGTGTGGCGGTCGATACGCCGGAGTGGGTCAGCGCGCTGGCCGACGATACGAAGGCGGCGATGCCGAGGCTCTGCTGGATCGGCTGGCTCGGCTTGTCTTGTCGGGCGTCAATGTCATCGTCCTGCTGGCGCTGACCGATAGCGGACGGCCGTCCTACGATCCGCTGCTGTCGGCGAAAGTGGCCGCGCTCGGCATCCCGGTGTTTGCCTGCACGCCCGATCAGTTTCCCGATCTGATGGCGACTGCGCTGCGCCGCGAAGACGTTCACAGCTGGGCAGCGGATCACGACATCAAGCTGATCCGCTCCGACGCATAG
- a CDS encoding SIS domain-containing protein has product MFETTLAADQPAAGAESWTRREILQQPATLRATQAVLDATRADIEAFVQPLLDLPDLRIMLCGAGTSAFIGECLAPWLTATLRRPVEAVATTDIVSAPHLYLDAARPTLMVSFGRSGNSPESIAAVDLADARVAAIHHLVITCNAEGALSRRASGNNHVVLLPEATHDRAFAMTSSFSAMMLAALSIFTGLGAMPARVEAIARAVDAMLARSEGEAAALASADFERVVYLGSGVFQGLAREAALKLLELTDGAIPTAFDSSLGFRHGPKTIVTPRTLVVVFVSNDPLTRLYDLDMIAELRGDGRCGAVIVIAAQDTDGETLQVEGAAGFADADLLFPYIVFPQLYGLHCSLRLGRTPDQPNASGTVNRVVQGVRIHTLAA; this is encoded by the coding sequence ATGTTTGAAACCACCCTTGCGGCCGATCAGCCGGCCGCAGGCGCCGAAAGCTGGACGCGGCGCGAAATCCTGCAACAGCCCGCGACCTTGCGCGCGACCCAGGCGGTGCTCGACGCGACTCGCGCCGACATCGAAGCTTTCGTGCAGCCGTTGCTCGACCTGCCCGATCTGCGCATCATGCTGTGCGGTGCCGGCACCTCGGCCTTCATCGGCGAATGTCTGGCACCGTGGTTGACCGCGACGCTGCGCCGCCCGGTCGAGGCGGTGGCGACCACCGATATCGTCAGCGCGCCGCATTTGTATCTCGATGCCGCGCGGCCGACGCTGATGGTGTCGTTCGGCCGGTCAGGCAACAGCCCGGAGAGCATCGCCGCGGTCGATCTCGCCGATGCGCGCGTCGCCGCGATCCATCACCTCGTCATCACCTGCAACGCGGAGGGCGCGCTGTCGCGGCGGGCTTCGGGCAACAACCATGTCGTGCTGCTGCCCGAGGCGACGCATGACCGGGCGTTCGCGATGACCTCGAGCTTCAGCGCGATGATGCTCGCGGCGTTATCGATCTTCACCGGGCTCGGCGCGATGCCCGCGCGTGTCGAGGCGATCGCGCGCGCGGTCGACGCGATGCTTGCGCGATCGGAAGGCGAGGCAGCCGCGCTCGCCAGTGCCGATTTCGAGCGGGTGGTGTATCTCGGCAGCGGCGTGTTCCAGGGGCTTGCCCGCGAGGCAGCGCTGAAACTGCTTGAGCTGACCGACGGCGCGATCCCGACCGCGTTCGATTCGTCGCTCGGCTTCCGGCACGGCCCCAAGACGATCGTGACGCCGCGCACGTTGGTGGTGGTGTTCGTCTCGAACGATCCGCTCACCCGGCTGTACGATCTCGACATGATCGCGGAGTTGCGCGGCGACGGGCGCTGCGGTGCGGTGATCGTTATCGCCGCGCAGGATACGGACGGCGAAACCCTGCAGGTGGAGGGCGCGGCCGGGTTCGCCGATGCCGATCTGCTGTTCCCCTACATCGTGTTTCCGCAACTCTACGGGCTGCATTGCTCGCTGCGCCTCGGTCGCACGCCCGACCAGCCCAATGCGAGCGGCACCGTCAACCGCGTCGTGCAGGGCGTCCGTATCCACACGCTGGCGGCATGA